A region of Etheostoma cragini isolate CJK2018 chromosome 2, CSU_Ecrag_1.0, whole genome shotgun sequence DNA encodes the following proteins:
- the zgc:175214 gene encoding RING finger protein 122: MTSEIYHLPLNVYVIVLGIGLFVFMLSLIFCCYLFRLKQQGTREQFSYNEVVLKGASKKLSLLGQTCAVCLEEFRTRDELGVCSCSHAFHKKCLLKWLEIRSVCPMCNKPILRLHTDAPQGAEGPMDPEEV, from the exons ATGACGTCTGAGATCTATCACCTCCCGCTCAATGTGTATGTCATTGTGCTGGGCATCGGCCTCTTCGTCTTCATGCTCAGCCTCATCTTCTGCTGCTACCTTTTCAG GTTGAAACAACAAGGAACAAGGGAGCAGTTCAGCTACAATGAG GTGGTGCTGAAGGGAGCCAGCAAGAAACTGAGCCTTCTAGGA CAAACCTGTGCAGTGTGTCTGGAAGAATTCAGGACCAGAGATGAACTGGGAGTGTGTTCATGCTCACATGCATTTCACAAGAA GTGCCTGCTTAAGTGGCTGGAGATCCGCAGCGTGTGCCCCATGTGTAACAAACCCATCCTCCGGCTCCACACCGACGCTCCCCAGGGTGCTGAGGGTCCAATGGATCCGGAGGAGGTGTGA